A genomic stretch from Mycobacterium paraterrae includes:
- a CDS encoding peptide ABC transporter substrate-binding protein produces the protein MTAVLAAASLIGCGVAGVRTDVVIVNAGEPQNPLIPTNTNDTNGGRIVDRLFAGLMSYDAKGQPALEVASAIDTVDDVNYRIVLKPGWTFTDGSPVSAHSFVDAWNYGALATNAQLQQSFFSPIVGFDEVAAPKPTARTMSGLRVVGDREFTVRLKAPTIDFKLRLGFSPFYPLPAAAFADMTAFGQHPVGDGPYRLGDQPGNPAWQHNVKLDLVTNPGYHGNRTPHNKGLRFVFYANLDTAYADLLSSNLDVLDTIPPSVLTVYRRDLGDRAVTAPAAVNLTLDTPLRLPHFSGEEGRLRRLALSAAINREQVCRTIFSGARTPARDFTASSLPGYDPDIDGNDALSFDPGRARALWSQADAISKWSGRYAISYNADGSHQEWVDAVANSIKNTLGIDAVGAPQPTFAGFRTQITSRTIGTAFRAGWQGDFPSMLEFLEPLYVTNAGANDVGYSNPRFDASIAAAEAAPSLVQSFVIANDAQRILLQDMPVVPLWYTVAVAGRSTAVSHVALTWNGLPDYERIVKA, from the coding sequence GTGACCGCCGTGCTCGCCGCCGCGTCGCTGATCGGCTGTGGCGTCGCCGGTGTCCGCACTGACGTGGTGATCGTCAACGCGGGCGAACCGCAGAACCCGCTCATCCCGACCAACACCAACGACACCAACGGCGGCCGGATCGTCGACCGGCTGTTCGCCGGGCTGATGTCGTACGACGCCAAGGGCCAACCGGCGCTGGAGGTCGCGAGCGCAATCGACACCGTCGACGATGTCAACTACCGGATCGTGCTGAAACCGGGCTGGACATTCACTGACGGGTCACCGGTCAGCGCGCACTCCTTCGTCGACGCCTGGAACTACGGCGCCCTGGCGACGAACGCTCAGCTGCAGCAGAGTTTCTTCTCGCCGATTGTCGGTTTCGACGAGGTGGCCGCGCCGAAGCCGACTGCCCGCACGATGTCGGGGCTGCGTGTGGTCGGTGATCGCGAATTCACCGTGCGGCTCAAAGCGCCGACGATCGATTTCAAGCTGCGACTTGGCTTTTCGCCGTTCTACCCGCTGCCCGCCGCGGCATTCGCAGACATGACAGCGTTCGGTCAGCATCCGGTCGGCGACGGCCCGTACCGACTCGGTGACCAGCCGGGTAACCCGGCCTGGCAGCACAACGTCAAACTCGACCTGGTCACCAACCCGGGCTACCACGGCAACCGGACGCCGCACAACAAGGGGCTGAGGTTCGTGTTCTACGCCAATCTCGATACCGCCTACGCCGACCTGTTGTCGAGCAATCTCGATGTGCTGGACACCATTCCGCCCAGCGTGCTGACCGTCTACCGCCGCGATCTCGGCGACCGTGCGGTGACTGCCCCCGCGGCGGTCAACCTGACGCTGGACACCCCGCTGCGGCTCCCGCACTTCTCTGGTGAGGAGGGCCGGCTGCGCCGGCTCGCGCTGTCCGCGGCGATCAACCGCGAACAGGTGTGCCGCACGATTTTTTCCGGCGCCCGCACGCCCGCCCGTGACTTCACCGCCAGCTCGCTGCCCGGATACGATCCCGACATCGACGGCAACGACGCGCTGAGTTTCGACCCCGGTCGCGCGCGGGCACTGTGGTCGCAGGCCGACGCGATCTCGAAATGGTCTGGACGCTACGCAATCTCCTACAACGCCGACGGGTCTCATCAGGAGTGGGTGGACGCGGTGGCCAACAGCATCAAGAACACGCTGGGCATCGACGCCGTCGGCGCGCCGCAGCCCACCTTCGCCGGCTTTCGGACCCAGATCACCAGCCGCACGATCGGCACCGCGTTCCGTGCCGGATGGCAGGGCGACTTTCCGTCGATGCTGGAATTCCTCGAGCCGTTGTACGTCACCAATGCGGGCGCCAACGACGTGGGCTACTCCAATCCACGGTTCGACGCGTCGATCGCGGCGGCCGAGGCGGCCCCCAGCCTGGTGCAATCGTTCGTGATCGCCAATGACGCCCAGCGAATCCTGTTGCAGGACATGCCCGTCGTGCCGCTCTGGTATACCGTCGCGGTGGCTGGCCGGTCGACTGCCGTCAGCCACGTCGCATTGACCTGGAACGGACTGCCCGATTACGAACGCATCGTGAAGGCCTGA